A region of the Prevotella melaninogenica genome:
CAGAAGCAGAAACGGCATCCTCCTCTTCAAATGTTCCAACCAATATTAACCGACAATTAAGTTGTCGCATACACTCCGTTAGTTCGTGCATTCCTTTATCCTTAACCATTCTTCCTATAAAAACGAAGGTAAAAGAATCAGACTTTTCTTGAGTATTCTCTACAGGAGTGAAGAACTCAGTATCAATGCCATTAATATTTCCATTCCAAATCACACGTAACGGCTTCTTAGTAATGCTATCCTCTTGCAAAGCATGTAACACCCCTTGTCCTTCTGGAATAACATTTGTAGCAAAAAGACATGACAAGCGCTCCATCGTCTTAAGAATCGTTCTTAAAAAGCCATGAGCTCCCTGATAACGTAAGCCTGTGACGGTATAAACTCTATGCGGAACGCATGCAAACCATGCAGCTATCATTGCCAAAAGACTTCCCTTAGGAGTATTAGCATGTACACACCATGGCTTCTCCTTACGGAACAGACGATACAAGAACCACAAGCCCTTTATATCTTTCACTAAACTTATAGGACGTTCTAACGGAGCATCCACAACACGGATTCCCTCTCGTTCACTAACTTCCTTCAGAACACCTGTATCTTTTGCAACACCAATAACCTCAAAGTATTGGTTCAAAAACTTCAGCTGCCCTTTTAGCAAACTATTTAAAGAGATGTCCGCAGTTGTAACGCGAATTAATTTCTTTTTTTGAATATCTTTCAAATTATAAAAATCTATTTATCAAGAAGAAAACTTGATGATATTAATTAAAGATATTTTTATAGACATCAGCATAACCACGTACTGTATTACTGATATCAAACTCCAAGGCTCTATTATAACAGCGTTCTGCAATCTCGTTATAATAAGTTTCATTACTTGCTAATCGGTTAATTTCTTCTGCCAATGCCTTTGCATTCTCATGTGGGAAAAGAATACCATATCCCTTAGTAACTTCTTTCAAACCATTAACATCAGAGGCTATAAAAGGCTTATGTGCGCTCATTCCCTCTACATTGCTAAGACTTAACCCTTCCCAATGAGAAGACATCACGATAACATCCGCAGCTCTCAGAACATTTGGAATATCAGTACGTAAGCCTAAGAATCTAACTCGCTCACTTACACCAAGTGAATCTGCTAACTGCTTAACAATTTCTTGACGTATACCAACACCAGCAAACCAAACCTCAAAGTCACTGTTATTGAGTAATCCTAAGGCTTTAACAACCGTATCCTGATCTTTTGCATCTCGAAACCCAGCAACCATCAAAGCAGCCTTCCTTTTTCCCTTCAACAATAACAAATCATTATCAGGAGTAGCATTACTGATAGCTTTAACATCTACACCATTATTAATGGTTGAGATTTGCTTATACTTGGGATTGACCTTATCCAACCAAGCACCTCCCATGTATTCTCGCAATTTTTCTTCAGCAATCTGACTTATACAGATAACATGATTATACTGTCCATACATCCAACTCTCAATTGGTGCATACCATTTCCAATCACGTTTACGATTAGAAGTTGTATGCTCCGTAGAGACCAGCTTTTGAGAACAAAATAAGTTGGCAATAGCTACAAATAGTTGCGGTGAAGAATTATGCGTATGAATAATATCATAATTCTTCATAATCTTTACCAGTTTATAAATATGTAATGGGTTATAAACCCCATGTCCTAACGCATATATCTTTGTTTGTGGACTCTCCTTCTTCAATCTATGGGTCAATGGTGTCTCTTTACCATTAAAGATACATAAATCCACCGTATTTCCCAAAGCCTGTAACCTTGGTATCAAATTAACCACCAACGTTTCAGCCCCACCCATATCCAAAGATGTTATGACTTGTAATATTCTCATTATCCTGTTTCTTTAATTTACCAAATACACAAATCTGTTTTGCTCGTATTCTAAATAAGAATCCAACAAGAAATTTGAAAATCTATTTGCTGTCACTTTTAACATTTCATCATAAACAAATGATATCTAACAGATTATACTCTCTATTCAAATGACAAGAATGACAGCAAAACTGAATTACGTTTCAGATTCAAGGCTGTTCACCAACCTTTTTTAATAACCGTTGAATAACAATCTCTGGAGCAATCCACTTCTCATAATACTGTCTTGCTCCTTCTTGTAACTGCATGCGATAATGTTCATCAGAATTAATCTTTACTACAGCATCATATATCTCATCTACTGAATTTACAAAATGTACATGCTTCCCATGTTCCAGCGTAGCAGGCATCTCTCGTGTTAAAGGTGTGGAGATAATTGCTTTCCCCATACAAAGATATTCTGCAAGTTTCCATCCATGACATTCACATACACTTGGTGTATTAAAAACGACAACGCTCTCTTTTGTCTTTCTAATATAATCATCCATAGAGAGTCGACTCTCATAAATAAAGTCTTTATATTCCTCCTTATATTTAGGATAATCAGGCATTTCCTGTAGTACAGAGTCACTATTTACATAAAATAATCCGCCCTCTATATTAATTCCAGCTTTCTTACATGCTTTCAAAAATTCGCCACGATACATATTGGTATCCGTTGCTGCAAATTTATTATACCATAATGTAGAGGCATGAAAAATATAATTATGACGAACTTTCGTTTCACATTCATAAGCCTCTATAGGGCGACGACGAATATTCGTATAAAGATAATCGCAGAGATAGCCTTTGAAGGAAATATTTGAGTACTTACACCCTTTGAGAAATAGTCTTAAACAACGAATAATAGTTGAGAAACGACTACCGAGCGTTACACCAAACTCTGGTCCAATTGCAATCAACTTATCATACTCCGTAACCTGCTCTGTTGTTGGGTTTACCATTCCATAGACATCACACCACTCATATCTGTCTTCAAAAATCTTGGCTACATCTTCGGTATCAACAAAGACTTTCTTTTCCTGACCGTTGCTACAAATAATAAAAGCAAATCCACTATTATAATCAGCAGTATTCTCATACTTAATACCTTTGAAGGGACTTACATCATAAACTATCTTCCAACCCTTTAAAAGTCTTTTTATTCCTAACAAATACCAAGAAGCGTAATTATACTTCAAACGTGGATCTAAGATTATCTGTTTCATATCTTACTTTCTATTATCCTTTAAGTGCATTAACAAGCCTATTATCTGAAACAGTCTCCAATACCACTTCACATCTGGTGCCTTTAAGGCTTTATTCTTAATACAATATCTAAATCTCCAATAGTTAATAGCTGACCGTATCTTCCATTTTAATAAAATATCATAGTCTAACATCTCTGCATAGGTCATTGTAGACGCGATAGGGCTATTCATCCTTATTCTTACAATTTTACTTGTAAGACCACCCTCCAAATAATCTCTGTAATAGACAATCTTATTAAAACAGAACAGCTTATACTTATTAGCGATTCGATTCCAAACTAAAGATTCTGGGCAGAACTTCTCATTTTCTATCTCAGGAAAAGGGAACTCTCTCATGACAGAGGTTTTATAAACCTCTAATAAATCACCAGTAACATTACCCATCTCTGCATAGCGAAACTGCAATGCACTTTCATACATAGGGTCTTTTGGAAAACCTGAGCCTATTAATTGTCCATCATGATGTGCCATCAACCCACAAACCCCAGCACAGTCCTTATAACCTTTACACTGCTCATAATACTGTGCGATTGTTACTAAGGAGTCTACTGGTAATGTATCATCACTATCGAGTATTAAAATTAACTCTCCACTCGCTTCTCGCACACCTCTATTGATTGCGGTATGCTTTCCTCCATTACTTTTTTTTATATAACGAATAGGAAATTCCGCATTCTCAATATTATGTTCTATCCAA
Encoded here:
- a CDS encoding glycosyltransferase family 4 protein, whose translation is MRILQVITSLDMGGAETLVVNLIPRLQALGNTVDLCIFNGKETPLTHRLKKESPQTKIYALGHGVYNPLHIYKLVKIMKNYDIIHTHNSSPQLFVAIANLFCSQKLVSTEHTTSNRKRDWKWYAPIESWMYGQYNHVICISQIAEEKLREYMGGAWLDKVNPKYKQISTINNGVDVKAISNATPDNDLLLLKGKRKAALMVAGFRDAKDQDTVVKALGLLNNSDFEVWFAGVGIRQEIVKQLADSLGVSERVRFLGLRTDIPNVLRAADVIVMSSHWEGLSLSNVEGMSAHKPFIASDVNGLKEVTKGYGILFPHENAKALAEEINRLASNETYYNEIAERCYNRALEFDISNTVRGYADVYKNIFN
- a CDS encoding glycosyltransferase, with amino-acid sequence MKQIILDPRLKYNYASWYLLGIKRLLKGWKIVYDVSPFKGIKYENTADYNSGFAFIICSNGQEKKVFVDTEDVAKIFEDRYEWCDVYGMVNPTTEQVTEYDKLIAIGPEFGVTLGSRFSTIIRCLRLFLKGCKYSNISFKGYLCDYLYTNIRRRPIEAYECETKVRHNYIFHASTLWYNKFAATDTNMYRGEFLKACKKAGINIEGGLFYVNSDSVLQEMPDYPKYKEEYKDFIYESRLSMDDYIRKTKESVVVFNTPSVCECHGWKLAEYLCMGKAIISTPLTREMPATLEHGKHVHFVNSVDEIYDAVVKINSDEHYRMQLQEGARQYYEKWIAPEIVIQRLLKKVGEQP
- a CDS encoding glycosyltransferase family 4 protein, with product MKDIQKKKLIRVTTADISLNSLLKGQLKFLNQYFEVIGVAKDTGVLKEVSEREGIRVVDAPLERPISLVKDIKGLWFLYRLFRKEKPWCVHANTPKGSLLAMIAAWFACVPHRVYTVTGLRYQGAHGFLRTILKTMERLSCLFATNVIPEGQGVLHALQEDSITKKPLRVIWNGNINGIDTEFFTPVENTQEKSDSFTFVFIGRMVKDKGMHELTECMRQLNCRLILVGTFEEEDAVSASDKEFLTTSEKVKFVGWQSDVRPFLAQADALVFPSYREGFPNVPMQAGAMGLPCIVTNINGCNEIIKDGLNGKIIAAPLKEGSEVMQQALFNTMKWFIEHPEEAKRMGRNARPMIRERYEQKDIWKALKEFYDAL
- a CDS encoding glycosyltransferase family A protein; protein product: MSFISILTPTYNRGKLLLSLYDSLKNLTFKDFEWLIVDDGSEDDTEQYALSWIEHNIENAEFPIRYIKKSNGGKHTAINRGVREASGELILILDSDDTLPVDSLVTIAQYYEQCKGYKDCAGVCGLMAHHDGQLIGSGFPKDPMYESALQFRYAEMGNVTGDLLEVYKTSVMREFPFPEIENEKFCPESLVWNRIANKYKLFCFNKIVYYRDYLEGGLTSKIVRIRMNSPIASTMTYAEMLDYDILLKWKIRSAINYWRFRYCIKNKALKAPDVKWYWRLFQIIGLLMHLKDNRK